A genomic region of Apium graveolens cultivar Ventura unplaced genomic scaffold, ASM990537v1 ctg6190, whole genome shotgun sequence contains the following coding sequences:
- the LOC141703081 gene encoding uncharacterized protein LOC141703081 yields the protein MTRKRKLLSEGEQVEVRSNEDGFLGSWHSGQVVFFNQTSLKIKYHHILSDVKDNYSDVIDCVDSDKFIESVDVSDDGSGLNYRGLTRPMIRPNVGCNVSELEYGECVDVYYKDAWWEGVVFDRFVGGVERNVFFPDMGDQMRVNGNGNGNGVRVSQDWDEWSGEWKVRGKWVFLELVDEFEKECWPVLVSVKQIWYDVRLKKGFEESVKEWTCCRRDVWRGVLFEVVMDNLKITMEEFLKTVEVSEQRELEESYRFLEVKGADLYGLLKSKGFDEISGDGVVSGVDSGVDTVLLSSSVEPMFQHEAPCGSPVELAVVPYMDDKLSLNESCNSSCKVSKKSKERVWVPGDIAPEYCADAVKKYSKIYCKASKTRRDLQVAEVNLRKHLVFLGWKAEYFQDKGFRRWRYVQPHGSKECFHSLLTVCEHLKKSDSANVSVIPQYEQNRLSSASDTTVVTPSYEQSRGRNDEQITDFPDYDSGLIEPEYCPQAVIDYYLCDIKKIVYPRDDDKLRDMQLRAKKHLSAVGWKLYYTYENNMRSKELCCSSPCGKLYVSLRLACKRFLDEQRNVVKLAEAQLLGESVCSALETKVYQVKNEKKRKSSVLNPGSRSRSAKSLKKKKSLMEVQSRDKSNCAVKGRVSGSRKRAPDMVVPSAYPTNPRTVLSWLIEKNVIRLEQGVQYIRDGKILKKGKITCHGIRCDCCQKIFTVSNFEVHNIGTRCQPSVNIFLCLPDGKIDKSLHECQMKLRQNIIAKDATKELKAKKKYQDKDDDICSICHSWGQLICCDGCPSAFHERCLGLKEVPGGNWYCPSCCCKICGLGVKNGQTEVSKDGVMNCHQCRLRYHNDCLQKIDCLLTSHSRRYLFCSKKCENISLQLENRLGKPVRVGTDNLTLTDDLTWTLLKYVEPDECDHDPSSIADSIDNYCKLNVALGLMQECFEPMKEPRTKSDLVKDVIFSRSSELNRLNFSGFYTVLLERNDELITVATVRIYGDKVAEIPLVATRFLYRSLGMCHILMKELEKVLTEAGVERLVLPSAESVREKWINCFGFNEMSQSERLKLLDFTFLEFQGSIMCEKLLKTACVDSSSQKSIKQDCGVTDMNAVLDLQGSISSVSEMVQEERVVAQSSLNLGGGSGCSTDIEVIPCQGGIGLKNSFEGGNDCKKDMKRGNAELLYYKRRRISKPGGATVSVC from the coding sequence ATGACGAGGAAGAGAAAGCTTTTGTCGGAAGGCGAACAAGTCGAAGTACGAAGTAATGAAGATGGGTTTCTTGGTTCTTGGCATTCTGGTCAGGTTGTTTTTTTTAATCAGACATCTTTAAAAATTAAATACCATCATATTTTATCTGATGTTAAAGATAATTATAGTGATGTTATTGATTGTGTTGATAGTGATAAGTTTATTGAGTCTGTTGATGTTTCTGATGATGGGTCGGGTTTGAATTATCGCGGGTTGACCCGGCCAATGATTAGGCCTAATGTAGGGTGTAATGTGAGTGAATTGGAGTATGGGGAGTGTGTAGATGTTTATTATAAGGATGCTTGGTGGGAGGGTGTGGTTTTTGATAGGTTTGTAGGGGGTGTGGAGCGGAACGTGTTTTTTCCCGATATGGGTGATCAGATGAGGGTTAATGGGAATGGGAATGGGAATGGGGTGAGGGTTAGTCAAGATTGGGATGAGTGGAGTGGGGAGTGGAAGGTGCGGGGGAAATGGGTGTTTCTTGAATTGGTTGATGAGTTTGAGAAAGAGTGTTGGCCAGTGCTTGTTTCGGTTAAGCAAATTTGGTATGATGTTAGGCTGAAGAAGGGGTTTGAGGAGAGTGTTAAGGAGTGGACTTGTTGTAGGAGGGATGTTTGGAGAGGGGTTTTGTTTGAGGTTGTTATGGATAATCTTAAGATTACTATGGAGGAGTTTTTGAAGACGGTGGAGGTTTCGGAGCAGAGGGAGTTGGAGGAAAGCTATCGGTTTTTGGAAGTTAAGGGAGCTGATTTGTATGGTTTGTTGAAGAGTAAAGGGTTTGACGAGATTAGTGGTGATGGAGTGGTGTCAGGTGTGGATAGTGGTGTGGATACGGTACTGTTATCTAGCTCAGTCGAGCCGATGTTTCAACATGAAGCGCCGTGTGGGAGTCCTGTTGAATTGGCAGTTGTACCTTATATGGATGATAAGTTATCTTTGAATGAGTCTTGCAATAGTAGCTGTAAGGTGTCGAAGAAAAGTAAGGAGCGTGTTTGGGTTCCTGGTGACATTGCCCCTGAGTATTGTGCTGATGCAGTTAAGAAATACTCAAAAATTTACTGCAAAGCATCCAAGACTAGGCGCGATCTTCAAGTTGCTGAAGTAAATCTACGGAAACACCTAGTATTTTTGGGCTGGAAAGCTGAATATTTTCAAGACAAAGGTTTTCGGAGATGGCGTTACGTTCAACCTCATGGCAGTAAGGAGTGTTTTCATTCACTTTTAACAGTCTGCGAGCATTTAAAAAAATCTGATTCTGCAAATGTTTCTGTTATTCCTCAATATGAACAAAACAGGTTGTCTAGTGCATCTGACACCACAGTTGTAACTCCATCATATGAGCAGTCTCGTGGACGTAATGATGAACAAATAACAGATTTTCCTGATTATGATAGTGGTTTAATTGAACCTGAGTACTGTCCTCAAGCTGTTATTGACTATTATTTATGTGACATCAAGAAAATTGTGTACCCCAGAGATGATGATAAGCTTAGGGATATGCAACTGAGAGCAAAGAAACACCTTTCTGCTGTCGGGTGGAAGTTATATTACACTTACGAAAACAATATGCGGTCAAAAGAATTATGTTGCAGTTCACCATGTGGAAAGCTGTATGTTTCTCTTCGATTAGCTTGCAAGAGATTTCTAGATGAACAAAGGAATGTGGTGAAGCTAGCAGAAGCACAGTTGCTTGGTGAGAGTGTATGTTCTGCCTTAGAAACTAAGGTGTATCAGGTGAAAAacgaaaagaaaagaaagagtaGTGTTCTTAATCCTGGCTCCCGCTCCCGGTCAGCGAAGTCTTTAAAGAAGAAAAAGAGTCTAAtggaagttcaaagtagggatAAGTCAAATTGTGCTGTTAAAGGCCGTGTGTCTGGCTCAAGAAAAAGAGCTCCTGATATGGTGGTACCATCTGCTTATCCCACAAATCCTCGAACTGTTTTGTCATGGTTAATAGAAAAGAATGTGATTCGCCTGGAGCAGGGAGTGCAATATATAAGGGATGGTAAGATTTTGAAAAAAGGTAAAATAACTTGTCATGGGATCAGGTGCGATTGCTGCCAAAAAATCTTTACTGTAAGTAACTTTGAAGTTCATAATATTGGTACTCGTTGTCAGCCTTCAGTCAATATATTTTTGTGTCTGCCGGATGGCAAAATTGACAAGTCTCTGCACGAGTGCCAGATGAAACTGAGACAGAATATAATTGCTAAAGACGCCACAAAAGAGTTGAAGGCTAAAAAGAAGTATCAGGACAAGGATGACGATATATGCTCAATTTGTCACTCTTGGGGTCAATTAATTTGTTGCGATGGATGTCCATCTGCATTCCATGAAAGATGCCTTGGCTTGAAGGAGGTTCCAGGCGGTAACTGGTACTGCCCATCATGTTGCTGCAAAATCTGTGGGTTGGGCGTAAAAAATGGTCAGACTGAAGTTTCTAAAGATGGTGTAATGAATTGTCACCAGTGTAGGCTTCGATACCATAACGATTGCCTACAAAAGATTGATTGTTTGCTAACGAGTCATTCTAGAAGATATTTATTTTGCAGTAAAAAATGTGAAAATATTTCATTGCAACTGGAAAATCGTCTGGGTAAGCCAGTTCGAGTTGGGACAGATAATCTAACTTTGACAGATGATCTAACTTGGACTTTACTGAAGTACGTGGAACCTGATGAATGTGATCATGATCCATCTAGTATTGCAGATTCGATAGATAATTATTGCAAACTTAATGTTGCTCTTGGTCTCATGCAAGAGTGTTTTGAGCCCATGAAGGAACCTCGGACCAAAAGTGATCTTGTTAAAGATGTTATATTTAGCAGATCGTCAGAGCTTAACCGCTTGAACTTTTCTGGCTTCTACACTGTGCTGCTGGAGAGAAACGATGAACTTATTACTGTGGCTACTGTAAGAATATATGGAGATAAGGTGGCAGAAATACCTCTTGTTGCAACACGTTTTTTATATCGGAGTTTAGGAATGTGTCATATTTTGATGAAAGAGCTCGAAAAGGTACTCACTGAAGCAGGAGTAGAGAGGCTTGTTTTGCCTTCTGCTGAAAGTGTACGTGAAAAATGGATAAATTGTTTTGGGTTTAATGAGATGTCACAGTCTGAGAGATTGAAACTATTGGATTTTACTTTCCTAGAGTTCCAGGGCAGTATTATGTGTGAGAAACTCTTGAAGACGGCCTGTGTAGATTCAAGTTCACAAAAAAGTATTAAACAAGATTGCGGCGTTACAGATATGAATGCTGTTTTAGATCTACAAGGGAGCATTAGTAGTGTCTCTGAGATGGTACAAGAAGAACGAGTAGTAGCCCAAAGCTCTCTAAATCTGGGTGGAGGTAGCGGATGTAGTACTGATATTGAAGTCATACCTTGTCAAGGTGGGATTGGTCTGAAGAACTCCTTTGAGGGAGGAAATGACTGTAAAAAAGACATGAAACGTGGTAATGCTGAACTCTTATACTATAAGAGGAGACGGATATCAAAGCCTGGAGGAGCCACAGTCAGTGTGTGCTAG